A window of the Miscanthus floridulus cultivar M001 chromosome 14, ASM1932011v1, whole genome shotgun sequence genome harbors these coding sequences:
- the LOC136502634 gene encoding uncharacterized protein isoform X1 translates to MEGRGGRRRQIPAFGRWNQHSDDEVPITQYFESAVQAGLLVRPGGHCYHDATAAAELVLFRSSASPPPHKPAKKVRSTMEGHGHRNEVQAAGSRRQQRQEALPPFVAGDGSRAARPRRPRVVRAAVDEDLYKVPSDMLRKKKGVHYHLSPPLVVSSLQLLQHSSL, encoded by the exons CCGGCGTTCGGGAGGTGGAACCAGCACAGCGACGACGAGGTGCCCATCACGCAGTACTTCGAGTCCGCGGTGCAGGCCGGCCTCCTCGTCAGGCCCGGTGGCCACTGCTACCacgacgccaccgccgccgccgagctggtGCTGTTCAGGTCCTCCGCATCGCCGCCTCCGCACAAGCCGGCCAAGAAG GTGCGGAGCACGATGGAGGGTCACGGTCACCGCAATGAGGTTCAGGCAGCCGGGAGCAGGAGGCAGCAGCGGCAGGAGGCGTTGCCGCCGTTCGTGGCTGGCGACGGGTCTCGCGCGGCGAGGCCGAGGAGGCCGCGGGTCGTTAGGGCGGCCGTGGACGAGGACCTGTACAAGGTGCCTTCCGATATGCTGCGCAAGAAGAAAGGGGTACACTACCATCTCTCTCCACCTCTAGTAGTCTCCTCTCTTCAGCTGCTTCAACACTCTTCACTATAA
- the LOC136502634 gene encoding uncharacterized protein isoform X2 yields the protein MEGRGGRRRQIPAFGRWNQHSDDEVPITQYFESAVQAGLLVRPGGHCYHDATAAAELVLFRSSASPPPHKPAKKVRSTMEGHGHRNEVQAAGSRRQQRQEALPPFVAGDGSRAARPRRPRVVRAAVDEDLYKVPSDMLRKKKGRKHVRSMWMGCVGLNCVA from the exons CCGGCGTTCGGGAGGTGGAACCAGCACAGCGACGACGAGGTGCCCATCACGCAGTACTTCGAGTCCGCGGTGCAGGCCGGCCTCCTCGTCAGGCCCGGTGGCCACTGCTACCacgacgccaccgccgccgccgagctggtGCTGTTCAGGTCCTCCGCATCGCCGCCTCCGCACAAGCCGGCCAAGAAG GTGCGGAGCACGATGGAGGGTCACGGTCACCGCAATGAGGTTCAGGCAGCCGGGAGCAGGAGGCAGCAGCGGCAGGAGGCGTTGCCGCCGTTCGTGGCTGGCGACGGGTCTCGCGCGGCGAGGCCGAGGAGGCCGCGGGTCGTTAGGGCGGCCGTGGACGAGGACCTGTACAAGGTGCCTTCCGATATGCTGCGCAAGAAGAAAGGG AGGAAGCATGTGAGGAGCATGTGGATGGGCTGCGTGGGCCTCAACTGCGTCGCCTGA